A window of the Candidatus Omnitrophota bacterium genome harbors these coding sequences:
- a CDS encoding flagellar basal body L-ring protein FlgH, with protein sequence MYRIKWMYLAAVIFASIGAIPIEAKSLWTSDSPLNFMMADGNASKVGEILTIIVQEENKANDSADSQGARKHSMNGVLGMVFNNKFMQKVFGSADEAPSLKWDSSNQFEGDSAVDRSSTFQTRIAATVVRIDPAGNYLVEARKTLRVGEENKTIILSGKVRPRDIINNTVYSHQVADAEISYLGNGTLSKYNNPNIFQRFLNFLF encoded by the coding sequence ATGTATCGTATAAAATGGATGTATCTAGCGGCGGTTATATTCGCGTCGATTGGCGCAATTCCGATCGAAGCCAAATCGCTATGGACAAGCGATTCGCCATTGAATTTCATGATGGCGGATGGCAACGCTTCCAAGGTGGGAGAAATCCTCACCATCATCGTTCAGGAAGAAAACAAGGCCAACGATTCCGCCGACTCGCAGGGAGCGCGCAAACACTCGATGAACGGCGTCTTGGGCATGGTCTTCAATAACAAATTCATGCAAAAAGTATTCGGAAGCGCCGACGAAGCGCCATCGTTAAAATGGGATTCCAGCAATCAATTCGAAGGCGACTCGGCGGTGGATCGATCCAGCACCTTCCAAACGAGAATCGCCGCCACCGTCGTACGCATCGATCCCGCCGGGAATTATCTGGTGGAAGCTCGTAAAACTCTCCGCGTTGGCGAAGAGAATAAGACCATCATTCTCTCCGGCAAAGTGCGGCCGAGAGACATCATCAACAACACTGTCTATTCCCACCAGGTCGCCGACGCGGAAATCAGTTATCTCGGCAATGGTACGCTGTCGAAATACAATAATCCCAATATCTTTCAACGTTTCTTGAATTTCTTGTTCTAA
- a CDS encoding flagellar basal body P-ring protein FlgI, which produces MNTLRRTIGLAKSGIRRAVSSGCVLTALLLWLAAAFEAQGQPIVSRIKDIAELDGVQENVLIGYGLVAGLNGTGDGRRGFTAQSLNNMIAGMGINVVPPETITTEIVPDNVAAVLVMSSLPPFARPGTKIDATVFTIGRAESLQGGTLFPTPLKGADGQFHGMAYGPLSIGGFRAAAGGGGAGAAGGASIQENHPVVGRIANGVMVEGEPVFQEVLQQGNSLRWLLYQPDFKTASNVQRKINSMASANIAVAEDAGAVRVDLNADAEGHILLGNQSFDSLVDAIAFIDDALVETDKKAKIVINERTGTIVAGHDIRVHNVVISHGSLRITIQNVPDVTALGFGQGMQTLQPTVSAQQGANQIAIIQGTTLGDVVSQLNALGYTPRDLIAILQAMAAQGAIKAEIEII; this is translated from the coding sequence ATGAATACCCTGCGACGAACGATTGGACTGGCGAAATCGGGAATCCGCCGCGCCGTCTCCAGCGGATGCGTTCTGACGGCGCTTCTATTATGGCTGGCCGCCGCTTTTGAGGCGCAAGGCCAACCCATCGTTTCGCGCATCAAGGATATCGCCGAACTGGACGGCGTGCAGGAAAACGTATTGATCGGCTACGGATTAGTGGCCGGACTGAACGGAACCGGCGATGGACGCCGGGGCTTCACCGCCCAATCGCTTAACAACATGATAGCGGGAATGGGCATCAACGTCGTCCCGCCGGAAACGATCACCACGGAAATCGTTCCGGATAACGTAGCGGCGGTGCTGGTGATGTCCTCGCTGCCGCCGTTCGCTCGCCCCGGAACCAAAATCGACGCCACCGTTTTCACCATCGGTCGCGCGGAAAGTCTGCAAGGCGGGACGCTGTTCCCCACACCCCTTAAGGGCGCGGACGGCCAATTCCACGGCATGGCCTACGGTCCCCTTTCCATCGGCGGCTTCAGAGCCGCGGCCGGCGGCGGCGGAGCTGGCGCGGCGGGCGGCGCCTCCATCCAGGAAAATCATCCTGTCGTAGGCCGCATCGCCAACGGCGTCATGGTGGAAGGCGAACCGGTCTTTCAAGAAGTCTTACAGCAAGGAAATTCGTTGCGCTGGCTGCTGTATCAACCCGATTTCAAAACCGCTTCCAATGTCCAGCGCAAGATCAATTCCATGGCTAGCGCCAACATCGCCGTCGCCGAAGACGCCGGAGCCGTGCGCGTCGATCTGAACGCGGACGCGGAAGGCCATATTCTATTGGGCAACCAATCCTTCGATTCGCTGGTGGACGCCATCGCCTTCATCGACGACGCCCTGGTGGAGACCGACAAGAAAGCCAAGATCGTCATCAACGAAAGAACCGGAACCATCGTGGCGGGCCACGATATCCGCGTGCATAACGTCGTAATCTCGCATGGATCGCTGCGCATCACGATCCAAAACGTTCCCGACGTGACGGCGCTCGGCTTCGGCCAGGGTATGCAAACCTTGCAGCCGACGGTCAGCGCCCAACAAGGCGCCAACCAGATCGCCATTATTCAAGGTACGACGTTAGGCGACGTCGTCAGCCAACTCAACGCTCTCGGATATACGCCGCGCGACCTGATCGCCATCTTGCAAGCCATGGCCGCCCAAGGCGCCATCAAAGCGGAAATCGAGATTATTTAA
- a CDS encoding rod-binding protein translates to MDPLDSMNLSAAAADRTDGQLESLRMMSLQGKSKLTDKRMKEIGDEFETLLFRQLLKEMRKTIPKDGIFEQSHATEMYNDIGDDFLAKQLAEGQEFGIDKQIYDELKEKNDKTAEPDQAPDASFKSLNKKGEGTPQFIPLNQKRDRFFPIHSQPKMMDLNRKEYDFMPLASRPRIPSDKIKNE, encoded by the coding sequence ATGGATCCTCTCGACTCGATGAATCTATCCGCCGCCGCCGCCGATCGTACGGACGGCCAACTGGAATCCTTGCGCATGATGTCGCTTCAGGGCAAGAGCAAGTTGACGGATAAGCGCATGAAGGAGATTGGCGACGAGTTCGAGACCCTGCTCTTCCGGCAACTATTGAAGGAGATGCGCAAAACCATCCCCAAAGACGGAATTTTCGAGCAATCCCACGCCACGGAAATGTATAACGATATCGGCGACGACTTTCTCGCCAAGCAATTGGCCGAAGGCCAGGAATTCGGCATCGATAAGCAGATTTACGACGAGTTGAAAGAAAAGAACGATAAAACCGCCGAACCCGATCAAGCGCCGGACGCCTCCTTCAAATCCCTGAATAAGAAAGGCGAGGGAACGCCGCAATTCATTCCCTTAAACCAAAAGCGCGACCGTTTCTTCCCCATTCATTCTCAACCCAAAATGATGGACCTGAACCGGAAAGAATACGACTTTATGCCCTTAGCTTCGCGTCCCCGGATACCGTCGGATAAGATCAAGAACGAATGA
- a CDS encoding flagellar protein FlgN, translating to MNLQALIQILHKEQSLHEKMLLAKTDEQRCLALGAAIPLLGSAERLNDLAEETWELEKKRIALTQEIARSLNVTVEKPTLKDILDALPPEERGELEEARAALKKVIVRLQEANRMNAILLQRSTETFNREFAHLLQNRESGVYTQTGVRAKCKNGRGSLNLRA from the coding sequence ATGAACCTGCAAGCGCTGATTCAAATCCTCCATAAAGAACAAAGCCTTCACGAAAAAATGCTGTTGGCCAAAACCGACGAACAACGCTGCCTGGCGCTGGGCGCCGCCATTCCTCTGCTCGGCAGCGCCGAGCGCTTGAACGACCTGGCGGAAGAGACGTGGGAACTGGAAAAAAAGCGCATAGCGTTGACCCAAGAGATCGCTCGATCTCTAAACGTAACGGTTGAGAAGCCGACATTGAAGGATATTCTCGACGCGCTGCCGCCAGAGGAACGGGGGGAATTGGAAGAGGCGCGGGCGGCGTTGAAAAAAGTCATTGTCCGGCTGCAGGAAGCGAACCGCATGAACGCCATTTTGTTGCAGCGATCCACGGAAACGTTCAACCGCGAATTCGCCCATCTCCTGCAAAACCGCGAAAGCGGCGTCTACACTCAAACCGGCGTTCGCGCCAAATGCAAAAACGGCCGGGGAAGCCTTAACCTGCGCGCCTAG
- a CDS encoding MauE/DoxX family redox-associated membrane protein: MEIDEMQMEMVRPSSKIAVGLTNPYFCLALRLFLGGVLIYAGAAKLFDMPGMARAIANYRLLPDSLVNIVAMILPPVELLAGIGLILGLCFDGALAITTLLLLVFLAAIESAILRGLDIQCGCFGTSDAELVGTGVLLRDAMLLLAVIPLWMDKNARFRVGK, translated from the coding sequence ATGGAAATTGACGAGATGCAAATGGAAATGGTTCGTCCATCAAGCAAGATCGCCGTGGGATTGACGAATCCCTATTTCTGCTTGGCATTGCGCTTGTTTTTGGGGGGAGTCCTGATTTATGCGGGGGCAGCCAAGTTGTTCGACATGCCCGGTATGGCCCGCGCGATCGCCAATTACCGCCTGCTTCCCGATTCCCTGGTCAATATCGTTGCGATGATTTTACCGCCGGTGGAATTATTAGCGGGGATTGGCTTGATCTTGGGATTGTGCTTCGACGGCGCTCTCGCCATAACCACGTTATTGCTGCTGGTCTTCCTTGCGGCGATCGAATCCGCCATTCTGCGGGGATTGGATATCCAATGCGGCTGCTTCGGCACGTCGGACGCGGAGCTTGTGGGAACAGGCGTATTGCTGCGCGACGCCATGCTTCTTCTCGCCGTGATTCCTTTATGGATGGATAAGAACGCTCGGTTTCGGGTGGGAAAATAA
- a CDS encoding rhodanese-like domain-containing protein, which yields MRRFYRAFAQSFILIAIGAIIGAAVNALSSQPIPWIRPPKSMEEKWPAADAQTVLQHIQDGSAILIDARDANEFEAGHLPGAVNIPASEFRKSFQEFADNLPRDIPLIVYCQGGECDQSHEVIQQLADLGFEKLLLFPGGWQEWEKEKFPNEKSSS from the coding sequence ATGCGGCGTTTTTACCGGGCGTTTGCGCAATCGTTTATCCTTATCGCCATCGGCGCGATTATCGGCGCGGCAGTCAATGCGCTTTCCAGCCAGCCGATTCCTTGGATCCGTCCGCCGAAGAGCATGGAGGAAAAATGGCCGGCCGCGGACGCCCAAACCGTCTTGCAGCATATTCAAGACGGTTCGGCGATTCTCATCGACGCCCGCGACGCCAATGAATTCGAAGCCGGACATCTGCCCGGCGCCGTCAATATTCCCGCCAGCGAATTTCGCAAATCCTTTCAGGAATTCGCCGACAATCTGCCTCGCGATATTCCTCTCATCGTCTATTGCCAGGGAGGGGAATGCGACCAGAGCCATGAGGTCATCCAACAATTAGCCGATCTCGGCTTTGAAAAACTCCTACTCTTTCCCGGCGGATGGCAAGAGTGGGAGAAGGAGAAATTTCCCAACGAGAAATCGTCATCCTAA
- a CDS encoding DUF1573 domain-containing protein, which produces MRYIPILLTLALCAAVTAVPALAQPRIEFKARSYDFGTVPPNSKLVHHFVFTNMGNEPLIIDSKVRTTCGCTAAVISATAIPASATGVVSVTMTAGITTMKMAKSSIVSSNDPNNPDVTLDTIANVRNVWSFSPQSDFAMGEVPFDSEKSMQLTMKNIDNEPFRIVGFKVNHPDLVSVKIGDPTPEGIPIAVTVKANKTKQLLSDTLELKTDHPMQSYYQADITANIVGYVKFVPTRIFFGGVAAGDMASREVSISLNKPGSEGELEIGEIASDTLAVTGKIMGKTQEGGVRVSLTVAAPETTGYRSGTIQIKTNCPEEPVATIPYSLIVKASSN; this is translated from the coding sequence ATGCGTTATATTCCCATACTGTTGACGCTTGCGTTATGCGCCGCCGTTACCGCGGTTCCGGCATTGGCGCAACCTCGCATCGAATTCAAAGCGCGCTCTTACGATTTTGGCACCGTGCCGCCCAATTCCAAATTGGTTCATCATTTCGTTTTTACCAACATGGGAAACGAACCTCTTATCATCGATTCCAAAGTAAGAACTACCTGCGGATGCACCGCCGCCGTGATTTCCGCTACGGCCATCCCAGCAAGCGCCACCGGCGTTGTTTCCGTTACCATGACGGCGGGTATTACGACGATGAAAATGGCCAAATCGTCCATTGTCTCTTCCAACGATCCCAATAATCCCGACGTTACATTGGATACGATCGCCAACGTGCGCAACGTTTGGTCTTTCTCGCCCCAATCCGATTTCGCTATGGGGGAGGTTCCTTTCGACTCGGAAAAAAGTATGCAGTTGACGATGAAAAACATCGATAATGAACCCTTTCGCATCGTCGGCTTCAAGGTGAATCATCCCGATCTGGTATCCGTGAAAATCGGCGATCCCACGCCGGAGGGCATTCCCATCGCCGTTACCGTCAAGGCGAATAAAACCAAGCAACTCTTGAGCGATACGCTGGAACTCAAGACCGATCATCCGATGCAATCCTATTATCAGGCGGATATCACCGCCAATATCGTGGGCTATGTCAAGTTCGTACCGACGCGGATTTTCTTCGGCGGCGTCGCCGCGGGCGATATGGCCTCGCGCGAAGTGTCGATATCGTTGAACAAGCCGGGCAGCGAAGGCGAATTGGAGATTGGGGAGATCGCATCGGATACCCTCGCCGTTACCGGTAAAATCATGGGGAAGACCCAAGAGGGAGGGGTGCGGGTTTCTCTCACCGTCGCCGCACCGGAAACAACGGGCTATCGATCCGGCACGATACAAATCAAAACCAATTGCCCGGAGGAGCCTGTAGCGACGATTCCTTATTCGCTCATTGTGAAAGCGTCGTCGAATTAG